GCAAAAGAACACAAAGGTGGAAGTAGCTAGTGACTCTGTCTATATTACTTTGTAGTAGTGAATGTTTAGTTCCTTGGTATTTTGCTAATATCCTGAATGATGTCTTGTATTTAGCTAGTAACTTTTAGGATATTTCTTTTTTGCATAACTACACGGAAGCCAAAAAAACCTGTTAGTGATATAGGATCGTTGAGGCCCATGTAGTTCATATATTTCACTTACCAAAAAGAATCTTACCGCGTTTTGTCGCCAGTAAAAAAGAACTACCGCGTTTCTTAATCCCCAAGAAACAaccctagttaacaaaatttagAAGCCTAATTTCTGCAATTTCCTTATATAAACTCAACCTTGTACATCTATCTATAAATAGCACCATCTCTGCTTATGTAGTTCTATCACTTGCCATTACAACCTGAGTGCTATAGACTGTTCTTATTCAAACAAAATATGGGTTGTAATGAAAGGGggaaatcatcatcatcttccattAACAATGTCGATCATAAGATTAGAAGGAAGAGTTTCAAGAACAGAATCAAAGGGTTTGAGAAGAAATTCTATGAGTTGAGAACACTGTGTGATGTTAAGGCTGCTGCAGTTGTttattctgaattcatgaacGGGGCAAAATCATTACCAGTGAACCCTAGAGAATTTGATGAGGTGGTGATGCTAAAGAAGTTTTACGATCAAAAGAAGATGAAATCCAAGAATCAGAGATTCTGTAACTTCGATAATTTATCTACTGTTGAATCACTTGAAAGGATTGAGAGAGATTTAGAATCCAAGTTTAATATGATTTCCGAGAGAGAAAAGCAGTTAAAAGCAGGAgtggcatcatcatcatcatcatcatcatcttcaaattGCTGCTATCAAGATgatgagatgaagaagaattttgggGTATTTAATTCTACTAATTGCGAGTCTAGTTCGCTGGTAGTAGGATCAGTTTACGAacatggttcttcttcttctgatgttTTATACCAACAGCAACCCCAACCTTTGATTACTTTTGATCCTGCTGGGTTAACCACTACCACTGCTGCTGATAACATGTTTTGTGATTATGAGCCTAGATTCGCTGATATGATTGAGTTGGAGTTCCAGCGGTTGAATTGCAGCACCAGCTACATGGATATGATGATGAACACAACAAGCCCTTTTGATGGACCAGAATTCCTTTTATGTTGAACTGTGCTGGCTGGCTGGCTTAATTGATGTTGAACGATATAtttatttatctatttatttatttatttttatctcaaACTATTTCTTGTATTCAACTATTCATGGAGGAGATAATTGAGCTGTTGTCATGTATCTGAATTTACTAAAATTTTTGTAATCTATCTCGTAGTCATGGTGACAATTATTTGTTGGTGGGAATTAGGATCCCACCTCTTTAATACATTATCTTCCTTCCCATGGTGTAATGTTTGCGCTTCATTTCTTACTACTTTGATgattttatactccctccgtttattAAGAGATTTTATCACTTTTTCATTCTGGCCACATTTGGATTAGATCTAAGATGAATGCTGTAAGTAAAAATAGCTTATACTTATATTCAAGCCTTCTTATAAAAATTAAGACGTATACAGTATTTCGtaaaataaaacttaattacacgcttaaaagaacaaaaaaagatCATCAGGCCATATTAGTAATGGTAAGAGCGATTGCAGTTGTTTGAAAATAACTATCGTTCATCTTCGTCAACGGAGAAACCAAACCTGTCTCTTTAAATCCATCCTCACAATTAGTCGAAGCATCCATAGCTGCACTCATTCGGATATTAGCTTTGAAATAATCTCTAGCAATAAAAGCTTCAAGAACCTTTTCTAAATCCGAAACTGCACTCGTATACATTTCCAAACAGTCCTGTAAGTACTTGTTATCAGCTCGATTCTTATTCTTCTCCAACAAACTTTTGATACTTGTACTTATCGAATTTGCTTTCGATTTTGCCAATTCTGTTGAAATTATTCCAAGTTGTTGTACGTTGGCATTTCGGCTTTCAGGATTTGATTTAAAAGAACTCATGCAATAGTGGTATTTAATGTTTGGACTGCTTTTCGCCGCCTTGTTGCAAGTAGGTTCAGTTATGTCGGCACCATTAACACCATGAGAGAAAATAAAGAGAAATAACAGATATGTGAAAGTGAAGGAGAGTAACGAGAAAGTGGATGgcttcatttttctttttggttctaAATGAAAAAACAAGTTAGCTCAAACAGATGATTaaagaatgttgttttttcttaagaatgagatGATTTTGTTCCAACAATTAGTTTGCTATTTATAGTATATTTTACTTTTGTGGCGGCTGCTATTTATAGTATGATTGTGTTTTTTGGCGGCTGTTGTACTTTGTCGACTATGGAActtagttagtaagttcgcgaatgattcgcgaatcattcacgaatttttccgtatcacgaattttaccgtcttattcgcgtacgtttgcaactccgaacccaagtcgcgtattatgtggcattcccggattattcgcgaatcgtccacgaattttacgtatcccgaatgatacgtccgcttaattcgccataaattctttagcttttacttttcaaagactccactttttgggctttactgcctcccgaacatacacgaccgaatattagacgtgttgtaatttttatgaaacaaaaacgactgaagagatttgaaggtgaaggtgagagaaatctcaaactcactaaccaagcatctaaaccaccatacgacgtccttttggataagtgaaaaatactagaaccaccctactatatgggttcaatatttagaagccccacaaaatggatcctccactatcaactccatactttcatatTTCGATATTTCCAGGCCCAATACTTTCATTTTTAGGGCTTCATAATGAAAATGTTTTTTTCGCTATGACAACTTTACCCTTTTCTATTTAAACAAGAATAAAATCagtagatattttcatttctaaattttctttctctctcttgcctctcTCTCGTCTGTGGAGAAaccatttctagggttttctgagattTATTTTCCACCTTGCGAATTGATTTGATTCAATGGAGATTTCGTCAAAATCATTCATCGTTGATGGAGAAGATATCAGAGAAGATTCATtcacatgattcatcatcatcgtttTCATCTGATTCTGATAATGAAAGGGAAGTTAAACATCAGTCAGTACCTAAatcttcatcagcaaaaggtgtTCATTCTGCTATTAATCGCCTCTTGGGAACGAAGAAACCTGTTAATCATGTCTTTGGTGGTGGAAAGCGTAAGAATCTCACTACTgattttttgtgattttttgtagatttgtttGGTAGTTTGGTGGTTGATCTAGGTGTTTTGAGGTTGAATTTTGAGCTTGAAGTTCtagatttggtttgattttgtttggatttggaataATTTCTGATCTGGTTTTAATGGACTTAGTTGCATGTTATTGGAGGTGAATAATGATTTGTTTTACTGTTAATTTCATGATGCACTTGATTGGGGTTTGTATGTAAAGTTGATGTCAATTCCTAGATGTTTAGTTTGTTTTGCTTGTCTGTGATCTTATCGAGGTTTAAGTGGCTGTAATTTCTTGTTTTTGTATACTTAGATTAGGATGTATGAATCAATTAAATATTAAACATGTAAAAATTGAAGCTATATTGATCGGTATCTCACTTTGTAGCTGAACTGATTGATTTCGTCGATCTGATTAGATTTACGAAGGTGGAATTTGGGTATTACCAAGCTTGTTATAGATGTATTTATAAGAACTTGCAATATatataacataaactttatatcccaggatgtgtaactagcagttacacatcctggtaGTTACTACTAGATCATCATCCAAACTGAATGATGGTCCTTTACTGAGAACAAGCTGGCCATAAAGCAACTGTTGAACAATGTTATCTAGTCATTTTAATATGcatgatataccttttcataagaCTTGCAATATAcataacataaactttatatcccaggatgtgtaactagcagttacacatcctgctagTTACAGGTTTCGGATAACTAGCAGTTAGACATCCATATGCCAACATATATAGATACCTAGAAATGTGGAAATCACAATCAAATTTTATGGAGTCATGTTTACCTGAAGCTCACTCGAAACACCATCCTCATCTGCTTAACCACTTTTTTGGTATCATTATcaacaccaccactccctgcaatCCACACGTACACGTAAACAATGTATATAGTTATTAAGATccttatttttctgaaaattcattTGGTCAATATTGTCCTAGTAATTGAAAACAGAAACACTGAAGATATACTTTGCTTCATGTCTTAGcaattgaaaatcagaaacttgcaTTCATGGACAAGCATTATAAGATtatattgaattaaattataTTTTGCGAAGGTACAGAAGTATAGATTGACTTAAGGTAATGAGAATCACAGAACATGTAGCTTATTTGTTTGAGCAAGATTGTTACTGAAATTTGAAACAGTCAAGTTTGTTGAAGGTAAACTTCAAGACATGCATTTGTATATTCCTTTTCAATCATCATAAGAGAATAGAATTACCGCAATAGCTAACGAAACATAACATGTAGCTTATCCAACAAACACATTTCCGATGCCAGTGAACTTCCCTCTGCAAATAATTGATAAGACAAGTTAAATATCACCATTACTTCACATATCAATTTGTTTACTTTACAGTCCACCTACATGTCTTTTTGAATTTGAGAGTTGAGAAATTATTTTGTTACGATATGGCCCAGAATTATTTTAGTAAAATTGGTTGGTTGATTTGTGAATGCTTAGATTTCTCGTTATGATTAATgtgttgtgaattttctgctgctgcagctgctgatGTTTTCTTATGGAGGAACAAGAAGATTTCAGCTAGTGTTCTTGGTGGAGCTACTGTTACATGGGTTTTATTTGAATTGTTGGAATACCACTTGCTCACTTTGGTCTGCCACTGTTCTATATTGACTTTGGTTGTTCTGTTCATGTGGTCGAATGCATCTACCTTCATCCAAAAGTGAGTCGATTGATTGAGCGTTTGCAAGTTTTCCAATGGATTCTTTTCTTCTGGAGTTGTTTCCTATGAATTTGTTATTGTTCTTTTCGGGTCTCGCCCAAATATTCCTGGAGTCCATCTTCCTGAGGTAAAGAAGATCGAGAAAGTCATCAGCAGTGAAAGATCGAGAAGACTTCATCACCAGAAATTATTGAACAGTAAATTTTCTGTTGCAATCATTTTAATTCGATCAAAATAATTAGTGATAGATCTCAATATggaattcaaaaaatattttcataaatctCAAAAACTGAAAACTTCAGTTTCATTTCGAGAAGATCGAGAAGACTATGAAGTAAACAAATTCATAGGTGAAATGATGGTGATCTTTAACTTGTCTTGTCTCTTATTTGCAGATAGAAGTTCACTGGCATCGGTAAATCTAAGAGGAAACGCCTGGAAATAATATCCCTTGGTAACCACAATTCTACTGAAATACCCATATTGTTGCAtaccttctagttacacaagttaagtggatgtgtaacttcaagttacacagaTTAAATAAATGTGTAGTTTCTAGtttatatgtgtaacttcaagttacacatgttatatgcttgtgtaacttctaattacacaagtatgatgcatgtgtaactctgaaTTACACTAGACATATGCATAAGTAACttctaattacacatgctaaaatgaacaaactttgCAACCAAAAATTACACATACCAGTTACACAAGCTAGTTGGATGTGTAACCGCTAGATACACATGAGTTGGATGTGTAACTGCCAATTACACATGCTATTTCAGTGTGTTAAAgttgaaaatatatttgtctcgTTTTCTGAAAAGTAGTATTGCTCTCTTACTGACAAGTTTAATGAGACTAATATTTTGGGTAAGGGTGGGTTTGGATGTGTTTATAGAGCTCATATTGATGATGACAATCTCATTGCATCTTTCAAGAGATTGAATTGCAAAAGACAAGATGCAGAAACTGAATTTAAGGTTTACTCAACTTCATTTATAGAGATCAATGcaaagttttctttttcattttttggtCATTCTGATGTTAGACTGAATTCGAATTACAGAATGAAGTATATTCGTTGAGTAGTATTTGACATTCGACTATAATTTCCCTACTGGGTTATTGTATTTATGGCGAGACGAAGTTCATATTTTACCAATTGATGCATAATGGATCTATAGAAACTCAATTGCACGGCATAACTATTATATGTTGTTTTATGTCAGACATTACTGAAACTTGTAAAGGTTGACACTATTTTGATTGACATTACAGGACCTTCTCATGGAACGACTCTCACGTGGCACCTGCGAATGAAAATTTCTCTTGATACTGCAAGGTTAGTCCAGCATAAGGTATGGTTATATTTTTGATTACATAAGGTATGGTTATATTTTTGATTACATAAGTCCCAACAATAGGTTAATTCTATCAAGGAATCGCTTGCTCGGGTCAGATTACATAAGGTATGGTTATATTTTTGATTGATTATGTTTCCTTCACTTAGTTATTTTGTGGTATTATCAGCTATTCATGGTCTAACTGTATTGATATTGGCATTTTTTATGTGAAAGGAAAATTTTGGGAAGCAACCACTTACGCCAGTAGATTGTGACCAGGTAGCAATGTGTCGTCAATTTTATTTCTGATCTTAAAAGTATAAATACAGATATGGTTTAATCTTGTTAAGTTATTCCATTTTGTAGCTCCCGAATGGAATGAATCTTCCACCTTGTAGTTACATACTTTCCTTTGAATTTGTTTTAAGCTAGGCATGTAGTTATTGGATTGGATCCAGACGTGGCTTGTGCAGATTCGAATGACTTACATATGTAACTAacaattacacatgccatatgcatgtgtaactgctgatTACATATGAATTTTTGTATGTATAAGGGTCTTAGAGAAATACTGCTGGTATGTCCTTTTGTCAgttttcaataaaaaaatttcattgatTGGTTGGTACATTTCATAGTTCATGTTGTTTAGGAACAATGTTAGCATCTTTCATCTGTTTTACTAGTGTATGATCAGTTAGTGGCGGTATGCTGTTGTAACTTTTAAATCCACTGCAGATACCATGGTGTGCGCTTGATGAGATTAATGCTGGAGTTTATAATGGACGTATGCGTGATTCTAACTTGGCAAGCTAAGATTGATCTGTTTTTTACTATCAATTGCTGAGTGTGTTAACTTGGAAGTTAAAAgtatgtgtagctactagttacacatgctaattagatgtgtaacttttaggtacactaactaaatggatgtgtagctactagttacacatgctaactgATAGACATTAAGAAGCTTCAAGAAGCAGGAGTTTACACCTGCAATAGATTGACGTTGCATACCAAAAAGATAAAACTCACTttttgatttgctgattttatgttgacatatctaagtcagatgcatgtgtaactcctagttacataattcagatgcatgtgtatctgcaagttacacatgttaattagatgtgtaacttttacttacacatactgattttgggtacacatatcaatatgtatgtgtaactcctagttacactagtcatatgcatgtgtaactgctagctacactagccagatgaatgtgtatctcctagttacacatgttatatgcatgtgtaactctcagttacacaattcagatgcatgtgtaaccactagctacactagtcagatgcttgtgaaactggaatatacattgttttatgtactgttcattttaatcgtataaatactgattgcttgttgttatatttcaggttttagataacttcataaaagctaattgcttaaacgtggtaatggtctcgctggaactggagttgacgctgaatacacaagtcagatgcatgtgtaactctcagttacactagatagacacatatgtaactctcaattacactaaacagatgcgtgtgtaacttctagttacacatgctaagaaattattgtaaatgaatattaaagtaataacttttttttgtgtttttttttatgtctatttatttgcatatatatacaagtgtaactttgcattacacatatcataaggatgtgtaacttctggttacacatgccatatgcatgtgtaacttctgtttacaccttcgcactgtattttaataatttcgggcctagatttaataattttgggcctagatttaaattttatttaattatgggcttgacaatatgcataagggtatcaaggtcttttaaaaactcggggcctagatttaaactttttttaattaagggcctcatattatgggttatccatgggttgggcctgagcctaatttcccctttggataactaatgttgtatatattattaatatcatcatattgagtttattttttccttaaataactcacacatatgcataaaaattggtatatgaccttataaatacaaattatttgttatatatagataccgaattttcagagccgaactcacatttataaatcgaattatacacgtacgtatgccgttccgaattaatgacgaatcacgtcccgttgaccgaattttggaccgaatctggattttacaaaaccgtataatactcgtacgtttgccgttccatacgtttgccgaatcccgaattgctaataTGAAATTCGGAGCATATCCATGGGGTGTTGAACAACCCAACAAGTTGGGACAAGTTGGAGTGTTGAACAACCCAACAAGTTGGAACAAAGTTTGATGCACGCTAGAGCAGGCAGCCATGTATAGCCCTACCAAAATATTATCCTAGTTTTAAATACATTCCTCAAGTCATAATCAAATAAACCCGTAGTCAATATTGGCAATTCTTAATTAAAAATCTTATTTTGAGCCATGTTTGGGATTgttttttttcaaccaaaagcactttgtaacaaaTTTATAACAAACTATTACCAaatattgtgtttggtaaaaaaatttCAAAGTGCTTTTGGAGAGAAGCACTTTCATTTTAGGCCTGCTTTTAAAAGCTGCTCAacactagcttttaaaagctggaaAAGCAGAAGATGTGGATCCACATAATTCgatttaattgattctctattttaaccttgtCATTTTATTATGAAGACAAGTTTTATCCTAAAATATTGCTCACTTAACGTcatatttctaacttttattttatttctttattttttcatttttcattttaaaataataactccaataatataataataccaaatttgtttattaaaataataatattttttaagcAAACCATAATCACAAAATTCgttattaaataataaaataattataaaaataaataaaataagaaaataaatattatttatattttattaaatatattaaaattagaaatataatttattataataaaattatatttaaaaaataatgtttgaaatatgtctattttcgtcattaactACAACACCACCACTATACCAAACATAATTTACAGTTTGTTAGTTGCACAGTGCCTTTtaaattatagtttaccaaacgtcATGCTGATTTATTTCTacagcacaacacaacaacgcACAACACAGCTCAACAGAAAAGCACTTTTCTAAAActcacaacaataccaaactCGGCTATTGGTCTTAAATCAGCGATCTCTTGCATATAATCCCCATTAACAAAGAAGGGTGACCAAAGGCGTCAAGTTTTTTGGCGGTCTGTGTTGCTTAAGCCGACCATCCTAAGTGATCGGCTTTCTTAAGACCGAGCACCGAGCCATCAAAGGGATTAATCATTAATCTGTCCGTTTGACGGTCATTAACCAACTCCTTACGGAGCTGAGAAACAATTGTCGGTATTAAAGAGCTCCATAATACTTTCCTTTCTAGTCTGTTGAATTTGGTAAGGGAAAAatattgtttggtcctttttttaggtggtcccatgtctgtttagtcctttgggaaaacgtctttactgtttggtccataataatttaaaaacataaaacagacaaaattacccttccatgttaatttttacttattttcttgtagcagttcattcgtcaaaatgaactcctgttaatttctacttattttttcagaaaacatataaaTCAGAGTTTattccagaaaatgaactccatataaaaacctaaaaaaacagagttcattccagaaaatgaactccatataaaaacctaaaaataccagagttcattccagaaatgaactccatataaaaacctgaaaaaaatagagttcattccagaaatgaactccatataaaaacctaaaaaaacagagttcatttctggaatgaactgcagtagcatcatcttcatcatcttcgtcatcttcaacagcagcagcaaacatCACCGTCTTTAACAGCAGCAGAACTTCATCTTTAACACGAGCAACAAAATCAagatcaagatcttcaacatcaaaataaaaaaaatacatccaAATAACATAAAAATCTTCATAATCTTCAACGTATTCATCTTCtacatcatcttcaacaaaagcagcaacaacagagaagAAAGAAACACAAAATCATCGTcgtcttcgtcatctccatcttcttcaacagcagcggcAGCAGCAACAAATGacgaaaaaacacaaaaatctccgtcgtcttcatcatcttcaacatcaccATTAGCTACatagaagaaaaaatcaaaaaattatcatccttcttcatcgttttcatgagcagcaacagaaaaaagaaaagaaaaaatggagagagaaactagatctgaaaacagAAGGATAGAGAAAGTAAATCTATAATAAGATAGTTATTGACTTTttctatatatatggtcccaaaaAGGTATTCCTGCCACTACCTAGTGACAATtgcatcatccatgacgtcactcTAAGATcaaaccataatttctaggagcaaactataatatattttaccAAAAATGACCAAACAGAaagttgactcagtcaactggactagactcatcctaatatattatttctaggactaaTAGGTATTTCCTACATTTGGTAAGTGGTGCTTGTGAATGAAGTTGGTTTTAGGTCTTGTTTATGGGAATTCATTTTCCAGAGTTTTCTAACAGGGCCTTGGGTATTAGCCCTtcgtttttttaaaaaaatgggCTTGTCAAAAAGAGATGTGCAAAgtagtgatttttttttaatgcaaGAAAAAATTAGATAATCTCTGCCGAAATGGCCGAAACGAGCTTGCCGACGATATTAGGATGGGGGATTAAAAAGAAAGAAGTGGAAATTGAATAAATACTCCTCCTTTTCAGGGGTCTTCACAAATATCTCTAGGGACTTCACAAATACCCCTAAAGGATATATTTAAAGTTTTTAAGGTATAATTTTTGGCACATCTAAAATTATATTAAGTCAATTCAACCTTCGGAGGAGGTTGGGTTGACGTTTTCACACGTCAAAAACATACtagtttattttcattttccaaaagatTACTAGTTCATTTTCATTATCCACTTAGAAAATACCCCTTAGGGGTATTTAAATAAAATGGACAGGACTATTTGTGAAGGCCTTATATTTTAGGGGTATTTAATTAATGTTTGCTagaaagaaaaaccaaaaattaaaaaagaaaattaatttggTTATTCCAGAGTTTCCAATTGTTTCTCATGTGTTATGggtttcatctcaaattcatgtATCATTGTTTCATGTTCAGTAATGATGATATGATAGCAATTCGCTTAGGTTTGAGATTAGCAATTCTGAAAACATACATATAATCAACAACTCTCTTAGGTTTGAGCTTTGCAATTCTGATTTTGTATGTGGGCTTTATCTGACTCATACATATATCAGATTTTTTGTGATATCCCAAGTTTGTTTGGTGGTATTTTAGAAAAATGAGTACTACTTTTTATCACAGTAGGTGTTATATGTGTGAAAAGTTTAATTATGCACTTTCGTGCTCAATAAGGTTTAATAAGAAATGAGGGGATTACCAATCCAACTACTAGTTATACCCTCTTTACGTGCATATTTTGCTAACTCACCAACACACTTATAAGCTAGTCTGTCTGTGTTCTTACAATACCAAGACTCAAAAGAAATTAACAAGAAAATAATGTCTTCGGCTATTCCCCTAAGCTCCCATGGAACCTCTACATCCAATCCTTGAATTGCCTTAACTAAGCTAAGATAATCTGTTTCGATGATGATTTCTAACTGCaacgtga
This DNA window, taken from Papaver somniferum cultivar HN1 chromosome 3, ASM357369v1, whole genome shotgun sequence, encodes the following:
- the LOC113355630 gene encoding agamous-like MADS-box protein AGL92 isoform X1, which codes for MGCNERGKSSSSSINNVDHKIRRKSFKNRIKGFEKKFYELRTLCDVKAAAVVYSEFMNGAKSLPVNPREFDEVVMLKKFYDQKKMKSKNQRFCNFDNLSTVESLERIERDLESKFNMISEREKQLKAGVASSSSSSSSSNCCYQDDEMKKNFGVFNSTNCESSSLVVGSVYEHGSSSSDVLYQQQPQPLITFDPAGLTTTTAADNMFCDYEPRFADMIELEFQRLNCSTSYMDMMMNTTSPFDGPEFLLC
- the LOC113359188 gene encoding putative invertase inhibitor produces the protein MKPSTFSLLSFTFTYLLFLFIFSHGVNGADITEPTCNKAAKSSPNIKYHYCMSSFKSNPESRNANVQQLGIISTELAKSKANSISTSIKSLLEKNKNRADNKYLQDCLEMYTSAVSDLEKVLEAFIARDYFKANIRMSAAMDASTNCEDGFKETGLVSPLTKMNDSYFQTTAIALTITNMA